From the genome of Diabrotica virgifera virgifera chromosome 8, PGI_DIABVI_V3a:
tgattatgttattcaattttttatgtggaatttaatacgaaaaacccattcattcatgtccaaacaaatgagactgaccttttcctggtgaactgaaaatgtcctcacacaagaccctttcctgctatccttggctgcgatcaaacctcgtcctggcttccagtgatgttctcctttgaaaaactagctcgaatagctctcgttcctgcttttgtcgtgatgctctgttctacctttttcgaaactgctatcagctaccgggacactctgggctcaaggaggttcttttactctcgacctggcctacttctcgttccacgatagatactccacactcacggaactacaccggctttctcactcctcgaacactaccgtctactactcgacttcacttctcgacagctcaaaacattctgatctcactttctcatccattcccctactttctaaatatcccttccagattcacaaatcaatcttccaccaccaactctcattcgtaatattcctcaaaaccaatttttaatctttctaaatatgcttaatggatttcaaaagaaaatatttaattcccattctaaaatactttctaactatttacaaattttaatgacctattctctctttcaaatgagtcttatttagcataggctaatgatcgaaaccttccgcgaaaaacgataatgaactatcaactatttcactgagttttatttagcataggctaatgatcgaccttccgagaagaacgataatggtacgcgtcattcactttgtttatcttaagcacattgttccgagtttcgtacgcttattctaatcacttcttaaaattaaatataacaatttgttgtatacaggttgttctaaatttatatgcccgtggttgagaaaattgaaaatattttatattaaattgaattttgtttataattatttattgtttataattattttcatatcaaatagaataAAACAATATATAAGCTTAGCAAATCCATAAATTCCAAGGACATTATAGGTAGGTACTTGGTTTGCTTACAAATCAAAATGTTTGGTTAGTTTCCTATTCAGCGGAGTTACGGGTTTTGTTACTTACCAACGTACTGTTAAAGTACCACGTATCTGTTAAAGTAATTCAACGTAACTCCGTAACTAAATCTGGAAAACTCCAATAAAGAATTGTATTATGTATATTTATACAAAGAAAAGATTCTACTGATATTAGAATTATatttatattggtgtttttaaaaatataaagtcAGTAAGTCCTACTTTTTcaagtttatttagttttttgttgCTCCTTTAAAAGCAGGATTATGTGAGTTACCTGGTTTATTAATTAGGCCGTCGATAAGCTGTCTtccattttacaaaaagtttagtaaaatccTTTATGAAAGATATATATCTATTATAAAATCCCTTAAAGGGCTATATCACAGAACGTTTTAGAACTAAAATGttcatcatcagtgctgttaACTAGCAGGTTTATaacatgctgagccaccaaaatatgCGCGTAAGGAAaccttaacacgttgacggacagaacatctatagacgtctaatttccattgatggaatgtgacacaacgtctatagacgtggCATTTTTCCCTATTGTACtatgcaaaatacatatagtgccACAagacttgcttatacatttgacgcactgtccgtcaaagTGTTAAGGGCCTCGATATACAAAGAAGGTAATAACAGGGTCAATGCTCCCATCCAACTGCccattattacccctggttttattccaggtactcattttattcaaaCTGAGTCGACCTGGGAAATGTATACATTTTTAGGAATGactagatcaggggtgggcaaatacttttaagcgcgggtcAAAATGAAATTtccaaaatgtctcccgggccggaggactataacGCGTAAGTAGGCACACTTCCCGCGAATTTTTTGGTGGAGTTTTCTCCCTGTTCAAGAAGTTTTTTTGACAAATATACTATCATTACTAGTAtgattttaaagcatttggacaaagaaatttgactgttaataatagataatagtaataataaattattgtcTTACTTGGGTGTACATGCAAACAATAATTTATGCCCGCTAAAATATATtacataatttttaaagaaatatgatccgttatattatattatattaagtCATAATAAATCCagataaaaaagaagatatttaacaAGTGGGCAAAATGAAAACTCTTTTCTAGTCTGGATTACGAAAGATttaaatccgaaatcagaaattcgatcaagtaGAGAGCAATCAAGATTAGCCTTTTTGAAGATGTAACCAAAGAGTAACcttgagtaaccaaagactcgaTCTGCAAATCCGTTATCGGATGGTAAAAtcttatatccactctattcttctttatagtgccgaagcttggactgttaatgtggacttaatgagaaagctggaagcttttgcgACGTGgttttttaggagaattttgaaaataccacgGGCCGATCATATTATGAACTATATTATAGTGTTGTACAGAATAGGAAGAGATAGAGAatttttgaccaccattaaaaggagaaaggcAGCATATTGGGGACatatacttaaaaatgattagtacgagttgttgcagctgattatgaGAGATAGAATAGAAGGAGAAACCGGTCCGGGTAGTCGATAAATAATATCCTGATTAAAAAAGAGCAGAAGCGACAGCTGACGCTTTTAAGAAcagcagaagatagagacgaattcgcaatggttatagccaaccttcgttagtggagtcggcactaaaagaagaagaatattaaaatAATGGTCATTAAATAAGTCAGTTAATGAAAGATTTTATTTTGCTATTTCTTTATAGCTTAACGATTTCtacaaattaatttaaaatgatGTTATACGCACACTAATACTAAGagaataacaaaaattgcctGTTGGAATGTTCAATGGGCCGGATATAATAAacaaaagggccggatccggcccgcgggaCTGCTTTTACCCACCCCTCGTCTAGATTTTCTCCGACGCTGGGTTTTCATCCCCGGCCTTAtgcgtggaagtcagacatcctACTGCCTAAGCTACTCGGCCCAATTCCCAACTAAAATGTTTTGTATGTTActttttttaagtataatttgaATGATATTTAATCGATTTGTTGATGATGATTGTTTGATTTAATACCTATTcctatttgttttttgtctaaTTTGTTAAAATTGTTTGTTTAATACCATAatctaaaatattatttactattttagcaTCAGCGAGAACGATCAGCAATAAATGGGAGTCCGGGAATAATCAAGATGATCTACCAACTTCTATAGTAACTAATCCACCTGATCCAGCGACTGATTCTTCATCTGTTTCACCTTCGGATTCTCCACCTGAGCCAGTAACAGATTCATCATCTACTGCACCTACAGATTCTCCACCTGACCCAGCTACTAATCAATCATCTACTGCACCTACAGATTCTCCACCTGCGCCAGTAACAGATTCATCATCTACTGCACCTACAGATTCTCCACCTGACCCAGCAACTGATTCCGCATCTACTGCACCTACAGATTCTCCACCTGAGCCAGTAACTGATTCATCATCTACTGCACCTACAGATTCTCCACCTGACCCAGCAACTGATCCATCATCCACTGCACCTACTGATTCTCCACCTGAGCCAGTAACAGATTCATCATCTACTGCACCTACAGATTCTCCACCTGACCCAGCTACTGATTCATCATCTACTGCACCTACAGATTCTTCACCTGAGCCAGTAACTGATTCATCATCTACTGCACCTACAGATTCTCCACCTGACCCAGCAACTGATCCATCATCTACTGCACCTACAGATTCTACATCTGAGCCAGTAACAGATTCATCATCTACTGCACCTACAGATTCTCCACCTGACCCAGCAACTGATTCATCATCTACAGCACCTACAAATTCTCCACCTGAGCCAGTAACAGATTCATCATCTACTGCACCTACAGATTCTCCACCTGGCCCAGCTACTGATTCATCATCTACTGCACCTACAGATTCTTCACCTGAGCCAGTAACTGATTCATCATCTACTGCACCTACAGATTCTCCACCTGACCCAGCAACTGATCCATCATCTACTGCACCTACAGATTCTACATCTGAGCCAGTAACAGATTCATCATCTACTGCACCTACAGATTCTCCACCTGACCCAGCAACTGATTCATCATCTACAGCACCTACAAATTCTCCACCTGAGCCAGTAACAGATTCATCATCTACTGCACCTACAGATTCTCCACCTGGCCCAGCTACTGATTCATCATCTACTGCACCTACAGATTCTTCACCTGAGCCAGTAACTGATTCATCATCTACTGCACCTACAGATTCTCCACCTGACCCAGCAACTGATTCATCATCTACAGCACCTACAGATTCTCCACCTGAGCCAGTAACAGATTCATCATCTACTGCACCTACAGATTCTCCACCTGAGCCAGTAACAGACTCATCATCTACTGCACCTACAGATTCTCCACCTGAGCCAGTAACAGATTCATCATCTACTGCACCTACAGATTCTCCACCTGAGCCAGTAACAGATTCATCATCTACTGCGCCTACAGATTCTCCACCTGATCCAGTAACAGATTCATCATCTACTGCACCTACAGATTCTCCACCTGACCCAGCAACTGATCCATCATCTACTGCACCTACAGATACTCCACCTGAGCCAGTAACAGATTCATCATCTACTGCACCTACATATTCTCCACCTGAGCCAATAACAGATTCATCATCTACTGCACCTACAGATTCTCCACCTGAGCCAGTAACAGATTCATCATCTACAGCACCTACAGATTCTCCACCTGAGCCAGTAACAGATTCATCATCTACTGCACCTACCGATTCTCCACCTGACCCAGCAACTGATCCATCATCTACTGCACCTACAGATTCTCCACCAGAGCCAGTAACAGATTCATCATCTACTGCACCTACAGATTCTCCACCTGACCCAGCAACTGATTCATCATCTACAGCACCTACAGATTCTCCACCTGAGCCAGTAACATATTCATCATCTACTGCACCTACAGATTCTCCACCTGAGCCAGTAACAGATTCATCATCTACTGCACCTACAGATTCTCCACCTGAGCCAGTAACAGATTCATCATCTACTGCACCTACAGATTCTCCACCTAAGCCAGTAACAGATTCATCATCTACTGCTCCTACAGATTCTCCACCTGAGCCAGTAACTGATTCATCATCTACTGCACCTACAGATTCTCCACCTGAGCCAGTTACAGATTCATCACCTACTGCACCTACAGATTCTCCACCTGACCCAGCAACTGATTCATCATCTACTGCACCTACAGATTCTCCACCTGAGCCAGTAACAGATTCATCACCTACTGCACCTACAGATTCTCCACCTGACCCAGCAACTGATTCATCATCTACTGCACCTACAGATTCTCCACCTGACCCAGCAACTGATTCATCATCTACTGCACCTACAGATTCTCCACCTGAGCCAGTAACTGATTCATCATCTGTTTCACCTACAGATTCTCCACCTGAGCCAGCAACGGATTCATCATCTGCTTCACCTACAGATTATCCATCTGACTCAACAACTGCTTCCTCTGGTTCATCAACAGATTTATCAAGTGACTCAACTGGTGCAACACCTGAGTCAACTACGAAAGGTTCAGCTGCAAGTTTATTTGCAGGCACGAATTATTTGATGGCTACATTTGTTATTGTGATTATAAATTACTTCTTAATCTAAGTTAgatcaattttaaatatttttgtatctATGCACGATTGTAAATAAATATGGCTGTAAAGTGCATTcgaataaaattttaatttttgtagtattaattttgtaaataaaatattatttttatataaagaaATTAAGTTGATAATAATTGTTGGAATCGATCAATATTAAATAAACACTTAACAcgtatattaaacaaaaattaggTGCGAATATGGATTTGGGGCTGACGATAGCGGACCTGCAAGAAATGCACTGCAGGCGGGTGCCCATGCCTTTCTGCtgatagaccggtctagttagactcaaaaataggagtgaggctacaataattaccatcaagctgaaaattggcaggattgttcaaaataccatcataaattaaatctaaaaagtcctcataaatccgacccctgctaaaaaatttacgcggggtcaaaggtcaccaaatatggtttttagcgattttcagcgaaacggtaagttttatcgtaaaattagttctaacaaaaaatgtagattagataattatctataaaaaatatcttaatagtttttttcctaagagtcactgtttttgagatacaacgattcaaagagttgacagacttctaatcgtcataataatatatgtattagtacaccaggtgTATACATCattgaagctgtaatacaagtaaacataatattctacggtcaacttaacttatattacacataataatataagattataaatatgataatgtttctactatacagcttgcggtctaccgagggatgcaatccataagctgtattatattacagtgccaacaaaaaaaatctttacaaagtgaatgtaacgcgaaaataataagaattatttgaattttacggcttaatcccaacaaaaatacacaacaaaatacaacacatgacaaagtattaacttataataattctttttatttatgcgccttagttcaatttgtaaagatgggttttgtcggaataaacacgttcgtcggctaatctaatcaccctacctattcttttctcagaagggtttgaacataataatgaaagacaactttctaggcataatgtttattgctaagtactaataaatacttatgcaaattacaccgtaattttcctgggtggcgaaatccttcaggtagatgacaccctcgagaTATTAActagtcttgagtactactccggagtgaaaatacgtgttaaaatatattttttatcgtgtatttcgtgttattttcattgttataacaaaaatgtcagaatattgttttatttgcgctAAAATTTTAACTGAAGGTGAAATTGTTACCGTTGAACGTGGTATAAAAACATTAATCAATGCAAGTACTGAAAGAGCTGATGGATTTTTAGAATTTCTTAAACAGCAGAAATCTGTGACCATACATGTGGAGTGTCGTAAAAGTTATACTCGAAATTGTTCTATTGCTGCAGCTATTAAAAGACAATATGAAAAACAAGAAGCCAGTACATCGACCAAAAGTCCTCCTCTTACTAGAGCACGTGTAAGTGAACcagctttttgttttaaaaaacaatGCTTATTTTGCGGCCAGGAATGTAATGAAGAGCGTGAAAAAAAAATGGCCATCTCTgctctctctatgtatggagcgcctaagaaaactacgtgcttagataagtttcgatatgcatgtttttttaaaagtactcgaaacaaaaaacaagtgcagttatcttgtcttcctccaacctcagcggctgctcatcaacatctttttcgggtatattaccaagttcaagtgtggcttggttatcagctagatccaaaagactggggatggaaattagtcgacagttcattagaaccaattcaaactttactcccccctgcgccggaaaaactcctgaacacaattttttgcaactgtaaaaagggatgtagcgctaaatgtggttgcaaaaaagttggactgttttgtccggtagcatgcactaattgtcaaaaccggtcgtgctccaatgttgaatcaccaacaattgaggattcatttgattctatcgaggagccatggcGATGTGTTATTTTTGgaacaatttacttgcacccaggatgaacaagaagaagaagaagaagaagaagaagaactagaagatgaagaagaggaagaagaacaatgagaagaagaacaagggaagcagaagtattagaaaattatgaaccagtttgataaatttccctttttttaatttataccgctttatataaagtttaatcatttttaacccttgccaatatcaattattaaatagctttaaattaaacagaatcataacagatccgtggaataggcatactggggaaaccacgttaaaaaaacgcgctaagtacactacctcaaaggtggtgtggaaacgtgtgcgcatattatgacgattaccactttttgaatcgttatatctcaaaaacggtggctcccatgaaaaaaagtaataaggcattttttatagataattatctaatctacattttttgttagcactaattttatcataaaacttaccgtttcgctgaaaatcgctaaaaaccatatttggtgacctttgaccccgcgtaaaatttttagcaggggtcggatttatgaggactttttagatttaatttatgatggtatttttaacaatcctgccaattttcggcttgatggtaatttttgtagcctcggatgcgtaagttgaccggagtatgaTGTTATACAAAATGCTAACTTAAAAAAATCCGAAAGGAGTCTATGCTACTTTTGCAGGCGGGTACCTTATACCTTAGCGCCGAAACTGTATGGACTgacagttatttttttttaattgtcattTTTAACCTGTCATTTGTTAAATTTAATAACTTGCCGATATTGTGtgcattactttttttttattttagcttaACGTGTCTCGACAACATAGGTCACTGACACAGGTACAATTTTACTACATTACATTACAATAAAAGGAAAATTACATCTCAATACAATTACATTACAATAGatagaaaaacattttaaatacaTAATCAAAATTTCTAAACTATAATATATGTATCTTTTTCTAGATTTCGTGGTATAGCCTGGTGTCATAAAGGTAGTCAATAATGAGTTGAAATTGATCTACCGAACTGAGAATATTTTGTAGGTTAAGATTCAAATTATGCTTTTTTCTATTATTGTAGAAATAGGGACAGTCTATGCAAATATGTTTAACAGATAGAGTGTTACCACAGTGTGTACATGTAGGTGGATCTTGGGAAGTCATCAAATATTTATGAGTCAACCTTGTATGGGCTATTCTAAGTCGTcgaattaaaattttgtttttccgtGTCATGGAAGGAAACTCAAGTTTTTTTATAGATGGATCACGAAGCTTGGAAGGAATTTTGTTTCAGTAATCTTGCCAAGATATTAGGATAGTATTTTTAAAAAACGACTGTAGATCCGTATGTAATTGTAAGTTTTCAGTTTCCTCATTAGAAGAAGAGACTTGTTTAGCAAAGTGGTCGGCGAGTTCGTTACCAGGGATTCCCACATGAGACGGAATCCAGATCATGGTTATGGATACTCCCAGTGAGATTAGACTATCGAAAGAGTTTTGGATAGCTTGGACCAACGGATGTACGGTATACATACTTTTTAGAGAATGGATAGACGCTGAAGAGTCGGTACATATTGCTACTTTTTTACGTCCTGGAGATAGCGAGTTTGCGGCTTGGAGGATAGAGAATAATTCAGCTGTATGTATGCAACAAAAGAGCGGAAGATTGCAGGATTTGATTAGATCTGTGTTTGAGGTTACCGCACATCCAAGAGCTATTGGGCTCTTAGAAGCATCTGTATATAGAATTTGGTCGAATTTATTGTTAGCAATTAATTCGTTAAAGGTATGTCTTAGAATTTGTGGATTGGTTTGATGCTTATCATAATTAGTTAACGTGAGATTAAAATTTGCTATCGATTTACTCCAGGGAGAGACATATTGTGGCAAAGATTGAAGTTTAATTGTAGAAGCAGAGTTTAAAAGGTCAGTTTTTAATAACTTATGGGCGGGATTTTCAGTATTAGCAGATATTCGAGACGAATATTTCAAAAGGAGTTGCCGTCGACGCACATAGGGGTATTTTGCCAATCTAGGCGGTCATAATTATTTCTTTCGATTTTATTATTCTAAAATGATTTCCTAATTGAATTAAGCTATAGAGAGTGTTTTACAACATATATATAAGTAGAATATGAGTCACTAAAACGAGACAGACGCACTGCGCATGCGCCGGTACAGTCCCAGACAATGTCGGTAAGCATTGGATCTGCATTACCGGCCAACACGTAACTTAGCATGGTTCAGAACCTTTTAGTCAAGACCGAAACCATAGCTGACTTTATGACGTCATATATGACGTTATGACGTCACACTACTTTGTACttccttttttaatttttattagccGCGCAGTCccggaatatattaaaaaatagtaGGTTCTAGGTTCTGAACCATGCTAAGTTACGTGTTGGCCGGTAATGCAGATCTAATGCTTACCGACATTGTCTGGGACTGTGCCGGCGCATGCGCAGTGCGTCTGTCTCGTTTTAGTGACCCATATTCtactacatatacagggtgtttggtaaagaatgggccatagcttaacctcaggttcctgaggttaaaatagaccgatttaagctaactcaccttagtacaaagtttataataaccgagatacagggtgtcaaagttaaactttttttttatttattattgaatatttcctgacaggaatgagataacaacatgaaatttggtatataggggttttttgggtcgagaaaactaaattccttaccaaaaattatgtattgcccagagggcgccacatacgcctttcagcactaatttattacgttcaattttttttatccctcactctgtataattttgacattaaaatttttattctcctattagttttacttaaaaaaggtatacttttttcatctccctaaactcaaccgttttcgagataaacgcattttaaatctgcgatacaccatcatttttagcataatagcattgtagttacacccgaaaaataacttaaaaccataataattatgccaattctcaaatttatgtcattgcatcgcaaattcaaTTTGAaggaatttgcgatacatttttggataattttatggttttaagttatctTAACGTTATCTCACGTAAACGTAAtctaaatttttaatataaatatgtgtAATTTCCTTGTTTCATGATTTTTTGCCCATAAGTCAAGAAAGTGCGAATATGGGCGGCTGATTTGATAATTATTATGATGTACAAATTCATatcttccaattaaaaaaaatacaacaaccGGATCTCACCCTAAAGTATAACAAAAACCTTTTGATGTGTTAAAATGTGGTCgaaactttaaaatatttaaacccCGTTTTCaaacatccaaaatattattaatacatcAACAAATAAAACAATAAGTACATGAAAAGTAGGTGTTCTTCCCCGCTTGTTCTAGATccataactgtatttttttaacaacaaacacttgatatttttttttattacttgcACTTGCACTTGCACCAAACAGCTGAGAAAGATACATACACCTGTAGCGACAAGGTCAAACTCCGACTAAAGCTACGGCACTGGTGCAACTTATTACACAACGGAAAAGGTCGCCTTGTGTTCTCTATTTATTTAACTTCACGAGTATCCGGTTTTTTTCTACCGCTTTGAGTTTTGAAAAATGGACTTTTGACCGGCTAGATCGTTTAAATACCCCTATGTGCGACGTAACCAGAGGGGAAGTTCATTAGCTTCTCTATATAAACTCTCTGCTGGGCTCGACCTGAAAGCTCCAAGGCAAATTCGAAGTGCAGTGTTAtgtacagaattaagaagttttAAATCAGATGGACTAGCTGACATATAAATAAAACTACAGTAGTCTATTTTAGAACGAATAAAACATCTATAAATCTTAAGAAGGGAGTCTTCATCTGCGCCCCAATGATGATTGGACAGAGTTTTTAGTATATTTAGATAAGTCAtgtgaatatttttaaaaatatcgatgttATATTATATTAGCTGCTTTTATGAGGCTATTAACCGTTTTGGTCTTCGAATTCCTGGTTCAAATAAACACAGTATAGGTGGGCAAGCAaactaaggccgatgccacattatgcgttttgaccggatgcgtttccgccgcatccggtgaaaacgcatagtgtgacagatcggtccggttgcgttggaaacggatgcgttttgagtcatcggtacgcgcttacaaactgcaccagactaaacgcatagtgtgacaggtcgatccggttgcgttggaaacggatgcgttttcaacgcatccggtcaaaacgcataatgtggcatcggcctaagagagtcattaatattcagggccggatttaaggggtggcaggctgggcagcttcccggggcccccacattccGGGGGCCCCCAAAGCctcaaacgcaaaaaatattAGCAAATTGTTCacatataattatttttgttttatacaaACACTTGTGCCGTctactctctaaatttagttgcaaaagctgCAGCTGAGTGTTGTTCTGCTGCTACAGCATTATCTGATTTCTTAGAGGAACTATCTATATGtattttcacttcctctacatatagatcCAACTTGTTAATCAAATGTTTAAAAGCTCCTTTAAGCGACAGCAACGCAGAGCGTGgagaaatattattgttcctaaaagagtaaatactactagatggttaTCCAGAAGTGATACCGCAAAAGCACTAGTTATAGATTATAATCATACTAAAGTAGACttatccaaaatttcagaagcaacaatttaaaactccTAGCGATACAAATTgtttgtataatcgaatgtgCTTACTGTaaacaggaatatttgcaatattttggaatgaaatcttagagaAAACAAACATTTCAAGtcgtattctccaagatccaaatattgccGTTAAATTAGGAGTGgcagcacttagatcacttaaagAATTTATACAGTcaagacctggcaatttcaaaaCATATGAGATGCGAGGCGCGATGGTAAGCAGAAGTCAATACTATTCGGCACATAGAAATTGACTATGGAATATTCGACTGACTCCACTGGATTATGAAACATTTTATGAGACTGAAATGACATCATAGAAATTTAGGACTCAGAATTTTATCGCTATTATAGATCACCTCATTACCTCTTTAAGTCAGAGGCTTTCTGCATATAAAtacattcattccaattttggatttttatatCATTTAGATATATTTTGGTCATGCATATATGTacaatattttggccatgttatgcgacacccagagagatataatatacttcatttaataatacaaggcaaggtagacggaagaaaggggcaggtcgaagaagaacgtcatggcttaaaaacctgagagaatggtttaacagatgcTCTatatcccttttccgagctgccgtgaacaaaattactatagccaatgcTCGATAATcaagcacggcacatgaagaagaagacatcatTTAGCTTCAGAGCTATCAAAGCTTAGGTACTGACATCtgtagcaatgatttagatgaaatCCTAGGTGTCGAACTAATACAATTTAAATGTACCGATTGTTAGAAGAAAATAATGTGAATGATGCGtttccaaatgttgaggtgaTACTTCGTTTATATTTCTGATA
Proteins encoded in this window:
- the LOC114336647 gene encoding mucin-4 isoform X45 yields the protein MKLTGVCFLIVAFCAINALASPSDPDDPSPDEQTNAPSVSTSDSPPDTVTDSSSTAPTDSTPDPATDSSSTAPTDSPPNPATDSSSTAPTDSPPEPVTDSSSTAPTDSPPDPATDSSSTAPTNSPPEPVTDSSSTAPTDSPPGPATDSSSTAPTDSSPEPVTDSSSTAPTDSPPDPATDPSSTAPTDSTSEPVTDSSSTAPTDSPPDPATDSSSTAPTNSPPEPVTDSSSTAPTDSPPGPATDSSSTAPTDSSPEPVTDSSSTAPTDSPPDPATDSSSTAPTDSPPEPVTDSSSTAPTDSPPEPVTDSSSTAPTDSPPEPVTDSSSTAPTDSPPEPVTDSSSTAPTDSPPDPVTDSSSTAPTDSPPDPATDPSSTAPTDTPPEPVTDSSSTAPTYSPPEPITDSSSTAPTDSPPEPVTDSSSTAPTDSPPEPVTDSSSTAPTDSPPDPATDPSSTAPTDSPPEPVTDSSSTAPTDSPPDPATDSSSTAPTDSPPEPVTYSSSTAPTDSPPEPVTDSSSTAPTDSPPEPVTDSSSTAPTDSPPKPVTDSSSTAPTDSPPEPVTDSSSTAPTDSPPDPATDSSSTAPTDSPPEPVTDSSPTAPTDSPPDPATDSSSTAPTDSPPDPATDSSSTAPTDSPPEPVTDSSSVSPTDSPPEPATDSSSASPTDYPSDSTTASSGSSTDLSSDSTGATPESTTKGSAASLFAGTNYLMATFVIVIINYFLI
- the LOC114336647 gene encoding mucin-4 isoform X14; translated protein: MKLTGVCFLIVAFCAINALASPSDPDDPSPDEQTNAPSVSTSDSPPDTVTDSSSTAPTDSTPDPATDSSSTAPTDSPPNPATDSSSTAPTDSPPEPVTDSSSTAPTDSPPEPVTDSSSTAPTDSPPDPATDSSSTAPTDSSPEPVTDSSSTAPTDSPPDPATDPSSTAPTDSTSEPVTDSSSTAPTDSPPDPATDSSSTAPTNSPPEPVTDSSSTAPTDSPPGPATDSSSTAPTDSSPEPVTDSSSTAPTDSPPDPATDPSSTAPTDSTSEPVTDSSSTAPTDSPPDPATDSSSTAPTNSPPEPVTDSSSTAPTDSPPGPATDSSSTAPTDSSPEPVTDSSSTAPTDSPPDPATDSSSTAPTDSPPEPVTDSSSTAPTDSPPEPVTDSSSTAPTDSPPEPVTDSSSTAPTDSPPEPVTDSSSTAPTDSPPDPVTDSSSTAPTDSPPDPATDPSSTAPTDTPPEPVTDSSSTAPTYSPPEPITDSSSTAPTDSPPEPVTDSSSTAPTDSPPEPVTDSSSTAPTDSPPDPATDPSSTAPTDSPPEPVTDSSSTAPTDSPPDPATDSSSTAPTDSPPEPVTYSSSTAPTDSPPEPVTDSSSTAPTDSPPEPVTDSSSTAPTDSPPKPVTDSSSTAPTDSPPEPVTDSSSTAPTDSPPDPATDSSSTAPTDSPPEPVTDSSPTAPTDSPPDPATDSSSTAPTDSPPDPATDSSSTAPTDSPPEPVTDSSSVSPTDSPPEPATDSSSASPTDYPSDSTTASSGSSTDLSSDSTGATPESTTKGSAASLFAGTNYLMATFVIVIINYFLI
- the LOC114336647 gene encoding mucin-4 isoform X25: MKLTGVCFLIVAFCAINALASPSDPDDPSPDEQTNAPSVSTSDSPPDTVTDSSSTAPTDSTPDPATDSSSTAPTDSPPNPATDSSSTAPTDSPPEPVTDSSSTAPTDSPPEPVTDSSSTAPTDSPPDPATDPSSTAPTDSTSEPVTDSSSTAPTDSPPDPATDSSSTAPTNSPPEPVTDSSSTAPTDSPPGPATDSSSTAPTDSSPEPVTDSSSTAPTDSPPDPATDPSSTAPTDSTSEPVTDSSSTAPTDSPPDPATDSSSTAPTNSPPEPVTDSSSTAPTDSPPGPATDSSSTAPTDSSPEPVTDSSSTAPTDSPPDPATDSSSTAPTDSPPEPVTDSSSTAPTDSPPEPVTDSSSTAPTDSPPEPVTDSSSTAPTDSPPEPVTDSSSTAPTDSPPDPVTDSSSTAPTDSPPDPATDPSSTAPTDTPPEPVTDSSSTAPTYSPPEPITDSSSTAPTDSPPEPVTDSSSTAPTDSPPEPVTDSSSTAPTDSPPDPATDPSSTAPTDSPPEPVTDSSSTAPTDSPPDPATDSSSTAPTDSPPEPVTYSSSTAPTDSPPEPVTDSSSTAPTDSPPEPVTDSSSTAPTDSPPKPVTDSSSTAPTDSPPEPVTDSSSTAPTDSPPDPATDSSSTAPTDSPPEPVTDSSPTAPTDSPPDPATDSSSTAPTDSPPDPATDSSSTAPTDSPPEPVTDSSSVSPTDSPPEPATDSSSASPTDYPSDSTTASSGSSTDLSSDSTGATPESTTKGSAASLFAGTNYLMATFVIVIINYFLI